A stretch of Campylobacter sp. MG1 DNA encodes these proteins:
- a CDS encoding UDP-N-acetylmuramate dehydrogenase yields the protein MIIDFSKYSSVKIGGICDVKIINEVVQNDYFIVGNASNLLINNPKNLAILGDKFDYINNCGEILEVGAKTSSYKFFEYSKKNNIGGFEFLCHLPGFLGGITKMNAGMKEFEIANFIESVNVDGKWIKPNFTYRNSDITGTIYAIRLKTNDIFSIQRLNMFKKMRENQPKGASFGSIFKNPQGFSAGALIEKVGLKGRVKGGAKISDIHANFLINFNKATFNDAIYLINLARDEVFKKFNVLLDNEVIIKE from the coding sequence ATGATAATTGATTTTTCAAAATATTCAAGTGTAAAAATTGGTGGCATTTGTGATGTTAAAATAATTAATGAAGTTGTTCAAAATGATTATTTTATAGTTGGAAATGCTAGTAATTTATTAATAAATAATCCTAAAAATTTGGCTATTTTAGGTGATAAATTTGATTATATAAATAATTGCGGTGAAATTTTAGAAGTAGGTGCTAAGACTTCATCTTATAAATTTTTTGAATATTCTAAAAAGAATAATATAGGTGGATTTGAATTTTTATGCCATTTACCTGGTTTTTTAGGTGGTATTACTAAAATGAATGCTGGTATGAAAGAATTTGAAATTGCTAATTTTATTGAGAGTGTTAATGTTGATGGTAAATGGATTAAACCAAATTTTACTTATAGAAATAGTGATATTACCGGTACTATTTACGCAATAAGATTGAAAACAAACGATATTTTTAGTATTCAAAGATTAAATATGTTTAAGAAAATGCGAGAAAATCAGCCAAAAGGTGCTAGTTTTGGTAGTATTTTTAAAAATCCACAAGGCTTTAGTGCTGGTGCGTTGATTGAGAAAGTAGGGCTTAAAGGCAGGGTTAAGGGTGGAGCGAAAATTAGTGATATTCACGCTAATTTTTTAATAAATTTTAATAAGGCTACTTTTAATGACGCGATTTATTTAATAAATTTAGCTCGTGATGAGGTATTTAAAAAATTTAATGTTTTATTAGATAATGAGGTAATTATTAAGGAATAA
- a CDS encoding PAS domain-containing protein translates to MEKELDNDTFIITKTDLKGYITYANKAFLDIVNAKENDLLNKAHNIIRHPDMPKAIFRYLWNELKDNKEVFAFVKNKTFDGGYYWVFANISTSYNLEKEPIGYYSVRRAINKNAKDNIINLYANMLKIEKLQGIQASWNYLRDILNGLSYDEFVLNLQGK, encoded by the coding sequence ATGGAAAAAGAGTTAGATAATGATACATTTATTATTACAAAAACAGATTTGAAAGGCTATATAACTTATGCTAATAAAGCATTTTTAGATATAGTAAATGCTAAAGAAAATGACTTATTAAATAAAGCACACAATATTATAAGACATCCTGATATGCCAAAAGCAATTTTTAGATATTTATGGAATGAATTAAAAGATAACAAAGAAGTATTTGCATTTGTAAAAAATAAAACATTTGATGGAGGTTATTATTGGGTGTTTGCTAATATTAGCACATCATATAATCTTGAAAAAGAGCCTATAGGTTATTATTCCGTTCGTCGTGCAATTAATAAAAATGCAAAAGATAATATTATAAATTTATATGCAAATATGTTAAAAATAGAGAAATTACAAGGTATTCAAGCATCATGGAATTATTTAAGAGATATTCTTAATGGTTTAAGTTATGATGAATTTGTTTTAAATTTACAAGGAAAATAA
- the eno gene encoding phosphopyruvate hydratase, whose translation MKVLKIAKIDALEVLDSRGNPSVKVKVVLENGISGEAIVPSGASTGINEALELRDGGSYFFGKSVSKAVNNAKHVAAGLIGKCVFNQREIDEHLLAVDGTSNYSSLGANAVLGISMAVAKAGANASNLPLYRYLCGEFNALPTPMLNVLNGGAHADNNIDIQEFMLLPTGFDTFKEKLFSSAITYHTLKDILKKKGLSTALGDEGGFAPNLRSNEEAIELLLEAINKAGFSGKINLALDVAASELYSDGKYDYEGKKLSSDEMINEYEKLLKYPILSIEDALAEQDYEGWVNLTKKIGSRTQLVGDDLFVTNVKLLQKGIDEGMANAILIKPNQIGSISQTIDAIKLAHANGYNTIMSHRSGESEDNFIADFSLVCKYIKTGAPARGERTAKYNRLLEIEAGF comes from the coding sequence ATGAAAGTTTTGAAAATAGCGAAGATTGATGCACTTGAAGTGCTAGATAGTAGGGGTAATCCTAGCGTTAAGGTTAAGGTAGTTTTAGAAAATGGTATTAGTGGCGAAGCAATAGTTCCAAGTGGTGCTAGCACAGGGATTAATGAAGCTTTAGAATTAAGAGATGGTGGGAGCTATTTCTTCGGTAAAAGCGTAAGTAAAGCAGTAAATAATGCTAAGCATGTTGCAGCTGGACTTATAGGCAAATGCGTATTTAATCAAAGAGAAATTGATGAGCATTTATTAGCAGTTGATGGCACGAGTAATTATTCTAGCTTAGGTGCTAATGCAGTTTTAGGAATTTCAATGGCAGTTGCAAAAGCAGGAGCAAATGCTAGTAATTTACCATTATATAGATATTTATGTGGAGAGTTTAACGCACTTCCTACACCTATGCTAAATGTATTAAATGGTGGAGCTCATGCTGATAATAATATAGATATTCAAGAGTTTATGTTGCTTCCAACGGGTTTTGATACTTTTAAAGAAAAATTATTCTCAAGTGCAATTACTTATCATACTTTAAAAGATATTTTAAAGAAAAAAGGTTTAAGCACAGCATTAGGAGATGAAGGTGGATTTGCACCTAATTTAAGAAGCAATGAAGAAGCTATTGAATTATTGTTAGAAGCTATTAATAAAGCAGGTTTTAGTGGCAAAATCAATCTAGCATTAGATGTTGCAGCAAGTGAGCTTTATAGTGATGGAAAATATGATTATGAGGGCAAAAAGCTAAGCAGCGATGAGATGATTAATGAATATGAAAAATTATTAAAATATCCTATTTTAAGCATAGAAGATGCACTTGCAGAGCAAGATTATGAAGGCTGGGTTAATTTAACTAAAAAAATCGGCTCAAGAACACAATTAGTAGGAGATGATTTATTCGTAACTAATGTTAAATTATTACAAAAAGGCATTGATGAAGGCATGGCAAATGCGATTTTAATCAAGCCTAATCAAATCGGCTCAATTTCTCAAACAATAGACGCTATTAAACTAGCTCACGCAAATGGTTATAATACTATAATGAGCCATAGAAGTGGGGAGAGCGAAGATAATTTCATAGCTGATTTTTCATTAGTTTGCAAGTATATTAAAACAGGTGCTCCTGCAAGGGGAGAAAGAACAGCTAAATATAATAGATTGCTTGAAATTGAAGCAGGATTTTAA